The following are encoded together in the Plasmodium knowlesi strain H genome assembly, chromosome: 8 genome:
- a CDS encoding 60S ribosomal protein L26, putative — translation MKFNKRISSSRRKMRKAHFTAPAGLRRKIMSSKLSKELRLKYKTRALPVRKDDEVLICRGHNHGREGKVVKINRKRFKIYVERVTREKANGESTFIGIHPSNVILTKLKIDKNRKKILDRKAPKEKI, via the exons ATGAAGTTTAACAAGC GAATATCCTCCTCCCgaaggaaaatgagaaaggCGCATTTCACGGCGCCAGCTGGACttagaaggaaaattatgtCCTCCAAACTGTCAAAAGAGTTGAGATTAAAATATAAG ACGAGAGCTCTCCCAGTAAGGAAGGACGACGAAGTCCTCATTTGCAGAGGACACAACCACGGACGAGAAGGAAAGGTTGTGAAGATAAACAGAAAGCGATTTAAAATATACGTAGAAAGAGTAACCAGGGAAAAGGCCAACGGAGAGTCCACCTTCATTGGTATTCACCCGAGCAACGTCATCTTGACCAAACTGAAAATTGACAAGAACCGTAAAAAAATCCTCGACAGAAAGGCaccaaaggagaaaatataa
- a CDS encoding apicomplexan amino acid transporter ApiAT10, putative, translated as MGRPSGKTTIPLFMYSIATTAIVYQNYIFIAFLFKRYRAYEWLCTGQSNQMGGDFFVCKEQENYIQFLLVSGLIIQFISGSIGSMLINVMSKKKYVSRVAFSFLFTGWTLLSVALLYSKRYMEGYSPNGSSGERSNGLGLLPGGFQTISLLFNLAFACFGIGSDNSYLPIIYYVNEKYPVEKGERTHKSVESTDEKGHAEMTNYGGESKLGALKNILKNKNYILISTMSSLAVLSLFVGNVLLAALNVFEGESNITVVVGLYILVCVVPSFFIANLLDERGEGKTSDNVAISEQITPNRESTQVYGNIHLDVLKNQVKSPFYQFIVIEFFTITFSICYFMFSLFDIYEHSVFGDTLNIYSLVLPSSFIITLVFGIIADIISIYNFMSFNLILGISVFSLTWVYYKTASVLVGYLSLIIYFFHQSFFANHMYMYMSTVFGENNFAVLIGIINAFASVAFFLSFKSFEYIKYYGGPVHSQMLIQMVILSYVLLFLFHVFYIKKKAASGQFMTTKGDTSEVTQNNI; from the coding sequence atggggcGGCCAAGTGGGAAGACTACCATCCCCCTGTTCATGTACAGCATAGCAACCACGGCGATAGTTTATCAGaactatatttttattgCCTTTCTGTTTAAGAGGTATAGAGCGTACGAATGGCTGTGCACAGGACAGAGTAACCAAATGGGGGGGGACTTCTTTGTATGCAAGGAGCAGGAAAACTATATTCAGTTTTTGCTAGTGTCAGGGTTAATCATTCAGTTCATTTCTGGTTCTATTGGAAGTATGTTAATTAATGTTATGTCCAAGAAGAAGTACGTATCCCGTGTggccttctcttttttattcacaGGATGGACGCTGCTGAGCGTTGCTCTTTTATATTCGAAGCGGTATATGGAAGGGTACTCTCCCAATGGATCCAGTGGTGAAAGGTCCAATGGCCTGGGACTGCTCCCCGGGGGGTTCCAAACCATTTCACTCCTCTTCAACTTGGCATTCGCCTGCTTCGGCATCGGGTCTGACAACTCATACCTACCCATCATATACTATGTGAACGAGAAGTATCCagtggaaaaaggggaaaggacacACAAAAGTGTCGAATCCACAGATGAAAAGGGCCACGCGGAGATGACAAATTATGGGGGTGAAAGTAAACTAGGTgccttaaaaaatattttgaagaacaaaaattacaTCCTCATCAGTACCATGTCCTCCCTTGCCGTGCTAAGCCTCTTCGTGGGCAACGTGCTCTTAGCCGCACTTAACGTATTTGAAGGGGAAAGCAACATCACCGTAGTGGTGGGTCTCTACATTTTGGTGTGTGTCGTCCCTTCATTCTTTATTGCGAATTTACTGGATGagaggggagaaggaaaaactagCGATAATGTGGCGATCAGCGAACAAATAACACCGAACAGGGAGAGCACCCAGGTGTACGGAAATATCCACCTGGATGTCTTGAAGAACCAAGTGAAGTCGCCATTTTATCAATTCATCGTGATCGAGTTTTTCACCATAACGTTCAGCATTTGCTACTTTATGTTTTCCCTGTTTGACATTTACGAACATAGCGTATTTGGAGACACGCTAAATATATACTCCCTCGTGTTGCCATCAAGCTTTATCATCACCTTAGTATTTGGCATAATAGCTGATATTATAAGCATATACAACTTTATGAGCTTCAATTTAATTCTGGGGAtttcagttttttctttaacttgGGTTTACTACAAAACGGCGAGTGTATTGGTTGGATACCTATCATtgatcatttatttttttcaccaaagtttttttgcaaaccatatgtacatgtatatgtcgACTGTATTTGGCGAAAACAATTTTGCAGTCCTCATTGGAATAATTAATGCATTCGCTTCtgttgcttttttcctttcctttaaaTCTTTCGAATATATTAAGTACTACGGGGGGCCTGTCCACTCCCAGATGCTTATCCAAATGGTCATTCTTTCCTACGTGttgttgtttctttttcacgTTTTTTACATAAAGAAGAAGGCTGCAAGTGGACAGTTCATGACGACCAAGGGAGACACTTCCGAAGTGAcacaaaataatatataa
- a CDS encoding glycogen synthase kinase 3, putative yields MKDWHKDDHTSACFENEQSSQNYVNRNDHGKGGEYVCLGEQVSRIDFPKRSEAPNGGSGKFPRNGKSLTEMNRSNNNNAGGSGENEKMVESDINRSSSRSYKLGNVVGNGSFGVVYEAICLDTSEKVAIKKVLQDPQYKNRELLIMQNLNHVNIIFLKDYYYTECVRKNEKNIFLNVVMEFIPQTVHKYMKHYARNNHSLPLLLVKLYSYQLCRALAYLHSKFICHRDLKPQNLLVEPNTHTLKLCDFGSAKNLLGGQRSVSYICSRFYRAPELMLGATNYTTHIDLWSLGCIIAEMILGYPLFSGQSSVDQLVRIIQVLGTPTEEQMKIMNPNYADVKFPDVKPKDLKKVFPKGTPEDAINFVSRFLKYEPLKRLSPIEALADPFFDDLRDPCIKLPKYIEKLPDLFNFTDAEIKEMSDACRRKLTSKCTYEAYKEYLMSKTNEASNMAEKLSKEFGESNIEAKSNRAVNLA; encoded by the exons ATGAAAGATTGGCACAAAG ATGACCACACCAGTGCATGTTTTGAAAATGAACAGAGTAGCCAGAATTACGTAAACAGGAACGACCACGGGAAAGGAGGCGAGTACGTATGTTTGGGTGAACAGGTAAGTCGGATTGATTTCCCCAAACGAAGTGAAGCACCCAACGGCGGCAGTGGTAAATTCCCACGGAACGGGAAGAGCTTAACTGAGATGAACAGAAGTAACAATAACAATGCCGGGGGGAGtggagaaaatgagaaaatggtGGAAAGCGATATAAATAGATCCTCAAGTAGGTCTTACAAACTGGGTAATGTAGTGGGTAATGGAAGCTTTGGAGTCGTATATGAAGCCATCTGTCTGGATACATCGGAGAAGGTAGCTATCAAGAAGGTACTACAAGATCCACAGTACAAAAACAGGGAGTTGCTAATAATGCAGAACCTGAACCATGTGAATATCATCTTTCTGAAGGATTACTACTACACAGAGTGTGtaagaaagaatgaaaaaaatattttcttgaatGTAGTGATGGAGTTCATTCCACAGACAGTACACAAATATATGAAGCACTATGCGAGGAACAACCATTCCTTACCTCTCCTTCTGGTGAAGCTTTACTCCTATCAACTCTGTAGAGCACTAGCCTATTTGCACTCTAAGTTTATTTGCCACCGAGATTTGAAACCGCAGAATTTACTTGTAGAACCGAACACACATACGCTGAAGCTCTGTGATTTTGGTAGTGCGAAGAACTTGCTAGGTGGCCAACGGAGCGTTTCCTATATTTGCTCCAGGTTTTATCGTGCGCCGGAACTCATGTTGGGCGCCACCAATTACACCACGCACATCGACTTGTGGTCCCTCG GCTGCATAATCGCCGAGATGATTTTAGGTTACCCTCTCTTCTCCGGCCAGTCGAGCGTCGATCAGTTAGTTAGAATTATCCAGGTCTTAG GTACACCGACGGAGGAGCAGATGAAAATCATGAACCCGAACTACGCAGATGTCAAATTCCCTGATGTGAAACCGAAGGATTTGAAAAAG GTCTTTCCAAAGGGAACCCCCGAGGATGCCATAAACTTTGTGTCGAGATTCCTCAAATACGAACCCCTGAAACGGCTGAGCCCAATCGAA GCCCTGGCAGATCCCTTCTTCGATGATTTGAGGGATCCCTGTATCAA GTTACCGAAGTACATCGAGAAGCTACCCGATCTGTTCAATTTCACCGATGCGGAAATCAAAGAAATGTCTGACGCCTGCAGGCGGAAGCTGACATCCAAATGTACGTACGAGGCATACAAAGAGTACCTAATGAGTAAGACAAATGAAGCCTCCAACATGGCTGAAAAGTTGAGCAAGGAATTTGGAGAATCTAATATAGAGGCTAAATCCAATCGTGCTGTGAACCTCGCCTGA
- a CDS encoding SICAvar, type I: protein MVAGATPSAAASNSCPSALGETEKQESEATRKQLKAEWDKKLEELRQQWEQQQNAATSSARGTVQPVQGVTIPVPVKTEVEEMLKDLGPYVKWGEASSSAAKACGELRAPGEEKGGGKQTGNMKNVCKVFVQTVNWMGNLKKDGTEKNGGTKEEDWKQYLRCAVGYEVLLRVLLPKYEVEKFMKVISDTMKAGGTQPTESGVTNICSWVKMKDAKDMQALIGDEVQGWLNEAKEDEKKGGIRGFKNVIAWSRYTNETEEQQARAKQKAKPSCQSDSIIDLMKGGRAHQLDVLVNPLTAAEDCIQQKKKDGTTEKSLCDRLKCIDDYLKSQNKTTPPGGSPGGPQTGTGQPSATKDFWEDNGAVKTLWTELSTAMTANLKNGSGTDCDRVKDTNNSGNDRTATHSEKTACKYLHAGFKQLYDPTTPSPSSSDDGILSKNNPSFRQTMGCFLLHSYAKYMQKNAICNIDKGIEEAFKLGKNLSTNGANCNTSSGKGQCVPCHWNDTSMDSCTVQTGTQEAGIPGDKVQSIFKNDQTNIPKMLTEINKMETLCSRLQCIASHLNPSSGQGHGGTSEEEFWKDYNGEVAELWQEFAQAMAQSGGHSNADQCNTVDNGTGGATGRTPTIPEKRACQNLTLGFEKLKQLSQSAASQRNNSKILDKDPSFVQTMGCLFLKEYAKHMKEKSTCVIDSGIEKAFEAWNEKKGTSCTNGSPCIDCKWNENLDNCKINTTNAASKETTQTPLTEKLTLVKGRIEGTASTIMNDINITKSLCQQLQCAAGKWFEKHSKDNSGTATPKKSWCDFWKEGVGDALQKMFKEIESEGQKNSTNTNDVVCKEFGDGNPLSVERKACNHITAGLDYIKKIPNGATANPSNGKDNPLLDRAVGCFALNMYADKIIEKSKDTCPIDDKKIEGMFKKWNDEKNNNSCKGSGNNNDCFECQRQPKFNGCQLSVDSSLVNTSTSPPNESCTDQKDKDKVQSEMSKLLNDNSTIHMEEKVSKITNITTSSLCTQLQCAAKKWGNPNSNISSNGEVSWNQFWTKTGEVANLWKDLSSAMTINENDAGDCRTVDSGRSATNPERKACQHLTTGFNKLKENLTNGTSTYPILSKDPSLRQTVGCFLLKEYAKEMKDTSTCVIDSGLKKAFNSWNKNINDKCTGGSPCIQCNWDDNTFQSCEINTTDASGITTKETADKKLDKVKPQITDTATNTLPKINEMKNLCEYIRCAGPKWFKNKNGTSGNSKQTWCDFWDKDGVKPELERMFKQIESDGKTKKNVVCQNFGDGNTDSVERKACNHITAGLDYIKLIPNGATSTQTVHQDDDNFFKQSMMCAALNLYATKIRDDLADKCPIDETRIEQMFNNWYAKNKKSSCPTSGVSVSGGNSNNCFKCERYEDFKNCNLLVDEDLIGTSTPSQPNANCNDNEENKKVQTQMNNLLQADPKMEPTLNEINEMKSSFCTQVQCAIKKKLKIKSGKPLSNGKPPSWNALSDDIENELKALLKNMTEGQSQSDLLTYCDKDAEWNQIGHKQSRTNKAACLLFAAGLKHIYGRPNGQKNGQFKGPSFGQTMGCLFLKEYAKQLKKMAEDKKKGHSWVHPHCSIEDGITYAFGKSEDIMRSVLDECSNGPNGTSCFVCTQNENDYKDCSIGNDEVKTKVEPLLKEKSDSMQETLENTVCPILLTDLLTPFLPLAPVSIGLSAMAYYLWKYFGPLGKGGSRFRRAPLRIPGPSVQEQVLDHVEEAGSHEYRLVKERKPRSAPTRTKRSGPVNRRTIIEIHFEVLDECQKGDTQLNQKDFMELLVQEFMGSELMEEEQVPKEEVLIEEVPMENVPMERVPSLCSGFMI from the exons aTGGTGGCGGGAGCGACACCATCAGCGGCAGCATCGAATTCGTGCCCCTCCGCTCTAGGGGAAACAGAAAAACAGGAAAGTGAAGCTACAAGGAAACAATTGAAGGCTGAATGGGACAAAAAGTTAGAAGAATTAAGACAACAATgggaacaacaacaaaatgcAGCTACGTCCTCCGCACGTGGTACTGTACAACCTGTCCAAGGCGTAACCATTCCG gtTCCCGTGAAGACTGAAGTGGAGGAAATGTTGAAGGACCTGGGGCCCTATGTGAAATGGGGGGAGGCCTCCTCGAGCGCCGCAAAGGCATGTGGAGAACTGAGGGCCccgggggaagaaaaaggggggggaaagcaaACGGGTAACATGAAGAATGTGTGCAAAGTATTTGTGCAAACAGTTAATTGGATGGGGAATTtgaagaaggatgggacagagaaaaatggggggaCCAAGGAAGAGGATTGGAAACAGTACCTACGATGTGCAGTGGGATATGAAGTTCTGTTAAGAGTACTTTTACCTAAATATGAAGTAGAAAAATTTATGAAAGTTATCTCCGATACAATGAAAGCAGGGGGAACGCAACCTACAGAATCCGGAGTGACAAATATATGTTCTTGGGTTAAAATGAAGGATGCGAAGGATATGCAAGCGCTCATTGGGGATGAAGTGCAAGGATGGTTAAATGAAGCcaaggaagatgaaaagaagggtgGTATTCGTGGGTTCAAGAATGTTATAGCATGGTCTAGGTACACGAATGAGACGGAGGAACAACAGGCAAGGGCCAAGCAAAAAGCCAAACCTTCTTGCCAAAGTGATAGTATTATAGACTTAatgaaaggaggaagggCACATCAACTGGACGTACTAGTCAATCCTCTTACCGCAGCTGAAGACTGCAtccaacagaagaaaaaggatggCACCACTGAGAAATCACTTTGTGATCGCCTAAAATGTATTGATGACTACTTGAAATCACAGAATAAGACAACACCACCAGGAGGATCTCCAGGAGGACCACAAACAGGAACAGGACAACCGTCAGCTACG AAAGACTTCTGGGAGGACAATGGCGCAGTGAAGACGCTGTGGACAGAACTGTCCACAGCAATGACagcaaatttgaaaaacgGAAGCGGTACTGACTGTGACCGAGTGAAGGATACAAATAATAGTGGCAATGATAGAACAGCAACTCATTCTGaaaagacggcatgcaagtatttgcatgccggcttcaaACAACTGTACGATCCGACGACGCCGTCGCCGTCGTCGTCAGACGACGGCATCCTTTCtaagaacaacccatcgtttagacaaacgatgggttgttttttacttcattcctatgcaaaatatatgcaaaaaaatgcaatttgTAATATTGATAAAGGGATAGAGGAAGCATTCAAACTGGGAAAGAATCTAAGTACTAATGGTGCTAATTGCAATACTTCCAGTGGCAAGGGACaatgtgtcccttgccactGGAATGATACCAGCATGGACAGCTGCACCGTGCAGACTGGCACACAGGAAGCGGGCATTCCAGGGGACAAAGTGCAAAGCATCTTCAAGAACGACCAGACCAACATTCCGAAAATGCTAactgaaataaataaaatggagacTCTATGCAGCCGCCTCCaatgtatagcatcccaTTTAAATCCCTCAAGCGGACAAGGACATGGTGGCACGAGCGAG GAAGAATTCTGGAAGGACTACAATGGCGAAGTGGCGGAACTATGGCAAGAATTCGCCCAAGCAATGGCACAAAGTGGGGGCCATAGCAACGCTGATCAATGTAATACAGTGGATAATGGCACGGGAGGTGCTACTGGCAGAACGCCCACCATCCCTGAGAAAAGGGCATGCCAAAATCTTACATTAGGTTTCGAAAAACTGAAGCAACTTTCACAGTCCGCAGCGTCTCAAAGAAATAACAGTAAAATCTTGGATAaggacccatcgtttgtccaaacgatgggttgtttatttcttaaagaatatgcaaagcacatgaaagaaaaatctaCTTGTGTCATTGATTCTGGTATAGAGAAGGCATTTGAGgcatggaatgaaaaaaaaggaacttctTGCACGAACGGAAGTCCGTGCATTGACTgtaaatggaatgaaaatttggacaactgcaaaattaacacaactaACGCAGCTAGTAAAGAAACCACCCAAACGCCATTGACGGAAAAGTTAACATTAGTTAAGGGCAGAATTGAAGGCACCGCATCTACCATAATGAACGACATAAACATAACAAAGTCTTTATGTCaacaactccaatgtgccgcAGGGAAGTGGTTCGAAAAGCACAGTAAGGATAACAGTGGTACTGCTACTCCAAAGAAGagttgg tgtGACTTTTGGAAGGAGGGCGTCGGAGACGCACTCCAGAAGATGTTCAAGGAAATCGAATCCGAAGGACAGAAGAATTCAACCAACACTAATGATGTTGTATGTAAAGaatttggtgatggtaatccACTTAGTGTTGAAcgaaaagcttgtaatcatatcacagcaggtttaGACTACATTAAAAAGATTCCAAATGGTGCTACTGCCAACCCATCTAATGGTAAAGACAACCCACTGCTCGATAGAGCAGTCGGTTGttttgctcttaacatgtacgctgatAAAATAATAGAAAAGTCGAAGGATacatgtcccattgatgataaaaaaatagagggcatgtttaaaaaatggaatgatgaaaaaaataataattcgtGTAAAGGTAGTGGTAATAACAATGATTGTTTTGAATGTCAAAGACAACCAAAATTTAATGGTTGCCAACTAAGTGTTGACAGCTCTTTGGTTAATACATCAACATCACCACCAAATGAAAGTTGCACTGATCAAAAGGACAAAGACAAAGTCCAAAGTGAAATGAGCAAACTCCTCAACGACAATAGCACCATCcatatggaagaaaaagtgtccAAAATCACTAACATTACGACCTCTTCTTTGTGTACTCAACTCCAGTGCGCAGCAAAGAAATGGGGAAATCCTAATAGTAACATATCTTCAAATGGAGAAGTTAGTTGG AACCAATTCTGGACAAAGACTGGTGAAGTCGCCAACTTATGGAAAGATTTGTCGAGCGCCATGACGATTAATGAAAACGACGCAGGTGATTGTAGGACCGTGGACAGTGGCAGATCTGCCACCAACCCTGAAAGGAAAGCATGCCAGCATCTTACAACAGGTTTCAACAAACTGAAAGAAAATCTAACGAATGGAACTTCAACTTACCCCATCCTGAGTAAAGACCCATCGTtgagacaaacagtgggttgttttcttcttaaagaatatgccaaagaaatgaaagacaCATCAACTTGTGTTATCGATTCCGGTTTAAAAAAGGCTTTCAATTcatggaataaaaatattaatgatAAATGCACGGGCGGTAGCCCGTGCATTCAGTGCAACTGGGACGATAACACCTTTCAGAGTTGTGAAATTAACACAACTGATGCCAGTGGCATCACCACCAAAGAGACTGCAGATAAGAAGTTAGACAAAGTAAAACCCCAAATTACTGACACCGCAACTAACACCCTAccgaaaataaatgaaatgaagaacttATGCGAATACATTAGATGTGCcggacccaaatggttcaagAACAAAAACGGGACTAGCGGTAACTCTAAgcagacttgg tgtgatTTTTGGGATAAAGACGGCGTCAAACCCGAACTGGAGAGGATGTTCAAACAGATCGAGTCCGACGGGAAGACCAAGAAGAATGTTGTATGCCAAAattttggtgatggtaacaCTGATAGTgtagaaagaaaagcttgtaatcatatcacggCAGGTTTAGACTACATTAAACTGATTCCAAATGGTGCTACTTCCACTCAGACCGTTCATCAGGATGAtgataacttttttaaacaatctatgatgtgcgcagcacttaatctttacgCCACTAAAATAAGAGATGATTTGGCTGataaatgtcccattgatgaaacAAGAATAGAACAAATGTTTAATAATTGGTatgctaaaaataaaaaatcttctTGTCCGACCTCTGGTGTTAGTGTTAGTGGTGGTAATAGTAATAATTGCTTTAAGTGTGAAAGGTATGAAGACTTTAAGAATTGCAACCTCCTCGTTGATGAAGACCTCATTGGAACATCAACACCATCACAACCAAATGCAAATTGCAATGAtaacgaagaaaataaaaaagtccAAACTCAAATGAACAATCTCCTCCAAGCTGACCCCAAAATGGAACCAACATTAaacgaaataaatgaaatgaaatcttctttctgtactcaagtccaatgcgcaataaaaaaaaaactaaagaTCAAAAGTGGAAAACCACTTTCAAATGGGAAACcaccatcttgg aATGCCTTGAGCGATGATATCGAGAACGAATTGAAGGCACttctaaaaaatatgacgGAAGGACAGAGTCAATCTGATCTCCTAACATACTGCGACAAGGACGCTGAATGGAATCAAATTGGCCATAAACAAAgcagaacaaataaagcagcctgtttgctttttgctgctgggttaaagcacatttatggccGTCCCAACGGCCAAAAGAATGGCCAGTttaagggcccatcgtttggacaaacgatgggttgtttatttcttaaagaatatgcaaaacaattaaaaaaaatggcagaagataagaaaaaaggacatagttgggtacatccccaTTGCAGCATAGAGGATGGTATAACATATGCTTTTGGTAAAAGTGAAGACATTATGAGGAGTGTATTAGATGAATGTAGCAATGGTCCTAATGGTActtcttgttttgtgtgcacacaaaacgaaAACGATTATAAAGATTGCTCCATTGGCAATGACGAAGTAAAGACCAAAGTGGAACCACTGCTCAAAGAGAAGAGCGACTCAATGCAagaaacattagagaatacagtctgtcccatccttcttacggatctccttaccccttttcttcctttggctcctgtctctattggtctttctgctatggcttattacctttggaag tattttggtcctcttggtaaaggaggatcacgtttcagaagagctcctttaagaattcccggtccatcagtacaggaacaagtcctcgatcatgtggaagaagccggttcacatgaatatcgattagtaaaggaacgaaaacctcgttctgctccaacgagaacgaaacgttctggtcccgtgaatcgccgcacgattattgaaattcattttgaagtgttggacgaatgtcaaaaaggggacactcaattgaaccaaaaggattttatggaacttttggttcaagagtttatgggatccgaattaatggaagaagaacaggttcctaaggaagaagttcttataGAAgaggttcctatggaaaatgttccaatggaacgtgttccaagtttatGTTCCGGATTTATGATTTGA
- a CDS encoding SICAvar, type II, with protein sequence MTTYFPNIYFFIKSNEILFQLSSQSMLKMAPTTQTTPSKAKAKDPIDETNRLTRGLTKLSTAFTSDLSSFKDLRLKCEGAVNGITPNPAYQTHQNILCEYITSAVRGTYGNRQSDPGSGVQVFSGLGRTERCYILRICMKYLIKNYCLQENDITTILNAMESKVRSWAVGGNKKNKEYFDKCIKKSWGEEKGAEKNLKCRVIEVIKASDRGSSSKLDPLRTLSGGGSGTCPMNYDHGCINGTAGSVVVDDDDSDVDSEESEDDDDDEDDNDGAVTAATTTTPTQSTSHSSGHGIGSFSPSLPPGNGNGKKGKVPFPSLSSFPFDSIHPYLPLVPSILGIITITYFLWKYFGQLGKIKRFRRAPLRIPGPSVQEQVLDHVQQDSSHEYRLVKERKPRSAPTRTKRSGPVNRRTIIEIHFEVLDECQKGDTQLNQKDFLELLVQEFMGSELMEEKQVPKDEVLMECVPLERVPIEEVPSLGSVFMV encoded by the exons ATGACAACCTACTTTcctaatatatatttttttataaaaagtaaCGAAATCCTATTTCAGTTGTCTAGTCAATCCATGCTCAAAATGGCGCCAACGACGCAGACGACGCCGTCGAAGGCGAAGGCTAAGGATCCCATCGATGAGACAA atAGATTAACAAGAGGATTAACTAAACTTTCCACTGCATTCACTAGCGATCTATCGAGTTTTAAGGATCTTCGTTTAAAGTGTGAAGGGGCAGTTAATGGAATAACTCCCAATCCCGCCTATCAAACACATCAGAATATTTTATGTGAATATATAACTTCTGCTGTTAGAGGTACTTACGGGAATAGACAATCTGATCCAGGTTCTGGTGTCCAGGTTTTTAGTGGTTTAGGGCGTACTGAACGTTGTTATATTTTACGAATATgtatgaaatatttaataaaaaattattgtcTACAGGAGAATGATATTACAACCATTTTAAATGCAATGGAATCGAAAGTTAGGTCATGGGCAGTTGGAGGTaacaagaagaataaagagtaTTTTGATAAATGCATAAAGAAGTCATGGGGTgaggaaaaaggagcagaAAAGAATTTAAAGTGTAGAGTGATTGAGGTAATTAAGGCAAGTGATAGAGGTAGTTCGTCAAAATTGGACCCATTGAGAACACTATCTGGTGGAGGAAGTGGAACTTGCCCTATGAATTATGACCACGGTTGTATTAACGGCACCGCCGGCAGCGTCGTCGTCGACGACGACGACAGTGACGTCGACAGCGAAGAAAgcgaggatgatgatgacgatgaggaCGATAATGATGGTGCTGTTACTGCTGCtacaacaacaacaccaACACAATCAACATCACATTCATCAGGACATGGAATAGGGAGTTTTTCCCCATCCCTTCCTCCAGGGAATgggaatgggaaaaaagggaaggttcccttcccttccctttcttcctttccttttgacTCGATTCATCCTTATCTTCCTCTAGTTCCTTCTATCCTTGGAATTATCACCATAACTTAtttcctttggaag tattttggccAACTGGGTAAAATAAAACGTTTCAGAAGAGCTCCTTTAAGAATTCCcggtccatcagtacaggaacaagtccttgatcatgtgcaacaagatagttcacatgaatatcgattagtgaaagaacgaaaacctcgttctgctccaacgagaacgaaacgttctggtcccgtgaatcgccgcacgattattgaaattcattttgaagtgttggacgaatgtcagaaaggagacacacaattgaaccagaaggattttctggaacttttggttcaagaattcatgggatccgaattaatggaagaaaaacaggttcctaaggatgaggttcttatggaatgtgttcctttggaacgggttcctattgaagaggttccaagtttaggttccgtgtttatggtttaa